From Chlamydia avium 10DC88:
ACATTGTTCTCCTCTAGGACATGTGGATCTTAAAAAATTATCGTTATCAAAATAATAATTACAGAATTCTTAAGATTTTTCCTCTTACTACTTGCTTTACATCAATTAGTCACTTAAACTTGAAAAAATATTTTAAAATTCCTCTCCAAGAAATCCACGAATAATTTTATATTGAAGCTAGGAAAAAGTAGGAATATACTGTCTGAAGAAAAAAGGTTGTTGTCAGGAATACTTACCATATTAAAGCACCAGGTATAAATCATGCTCCGTTATATAAGTAAGCGTCTGATATTTAACTTGCTCTCTTTATGGGTAATTCTTACTCTTACTTTCTTAGTAATGAAGTCTATCCCTGGGGATCCTTTCAATGATGAAAACGGTAATACCTTATCACAAGAAACACTACAAATCCTCAAAGCACAATACGGATTAAATCAACCCCTACATCAACAATATCTTCAATATCTTAAATCTTTAGTCACTCTGAATTTTGGAAATTCCCTAGTATACAAAGATAGAAGTGTGGTTAGCATCATTGCCACAGCTTTTCCAGCATCAGCAATTCTTGGAATTGAAAGTCTCATATTATCTATATTCGGAGGCATTTGTTTAGGAACACTAGCAGCTATACGAAAGGAAAAACAAGGGCGCTATATCCTATTCTCTTCTATCTTTCAAATATCAATTCCTGCTTTTGTACTAGCAACCATATTACAATATCTATTTGCTGTGAAAATTCCGATTTTCCCTATAGCTTGTTGGGGAGGATTCAGTCATACCATTTTACCTTCACTAGCATTAGCAATCACTCCTATGGCATTTATCACTCAATTAACCTGCTCTTCTGTATCCTCAGTTCTTAATAAAGATTATGCTTTGCTTGCTTATGCCAAAGGCTTGCCCCCTATGAAAATCATTCTAAAACATATACTTCCCTATGCTGTCTTTCCCACGATTTCTTACGCTGCGTTCCTTGTAACCACTGTGATGACAGGAACATTTGCCATAGAAAATATTTTTTGTATTCCAGGACTTGGCAAATGGTTCGTCTGTAGTATAAAACAACGTGATTATCCTGTAACCCTAGGGCTATCGGTATTTTATGGTACTTTTTTCATGCTATCTTCTCTACTATCTGATCTTCTACAGGCTATGATAGATCCTCAACTTCGCTACTCCTATAAAAAAATAGACATCATCGACATGAAAGATAACACCACGAAAAACTAAACAATAGAAATTTAGGATACATTAATAACATCTATGGATATCCCTACTAATCACTCGCTATGGAAACACATAAAAAGTAATTCTATGCTCATGCTAGGGATGTCTCTATTAGGGGTATTGATATTGAGCGCTATTTTCCTTCCATGGCTTTACCCAAACTATGAAATGACATCTCTAGAACATACCCTGACTCCTCCTGGAAAACTTTTTCCTTTTGGAACAGACGCTCTAGGTCGATGCATGCTAGCTAGAACAATTCAGGGACTGCGTTTATCACTACTCATTGCGGTAACAGCTACATTTATTGATGTTTGTATAGGTCTCCTATGGTCAACAATAGCTCTGGCTACAGGGAAAAAAGTGGCTTTTCTTATGATGCGAAT
This genomic window contains:
- a CDS encoding ABC transporter permease, which produces MLRYISKRLIFNLLSLWVILTLTFLVMKSIPGDPFNDENGNTLSQETLQILKAQYGLNQPLHQQYLQYLKSLVTLNFGNSLVYKDRSVVSIIATAFPASAILGIESLILSIFGGICLGTLAAIRKEKQGRYILFSSIFQISIPAFVLATILQYLFAVKIPIFPIACWGGFSHTILPSLALAITPMAFITQLTCSSVSSVLNKDYALLAYAKGLPPMKIILKHILPYAVFPTISYAAFLVTTVMTGTFAIENIFCIPGLGKWFVCSIKQRDYPVTLGLSVFYGTFFMLSSLLSDLLQAMIDPQLRYSYKKIDIIDMKDNTTKN